One part of the Paenibacillus silvisoli genome encodes these proteins:
- a CDS encoding nitrite/sulfite reductase produces the protein MAYEAVWMNDPSKLNKFEFVKMEKDGLDVIRTIIDKYSKEGYDSIPEDDMNRFKWAGVYEQKPRDGHFMMRVRINTGIMTSAQARALASIGRDYGRDLIDVTTRQAIQYHWLKVENLPDIFNRLEAVGLYSYEACGDCPRTIVGNPLAGIDRDELMDTRELVEQVNDFFLMNRDFSNLPRKYKMSISANIYNNANAEINDIAFTPATKVIDGEEVIGFHVHVGGGLSAKPHLAKELDMFVRPEDVLKVSIGVTTIFRDFGYREKRHQARLKFLVADWGPEKFLEKLTEIIGEMPSAGESKVVGWNAVYYDGVYPQRQEGLNFIGLNVPVGRTNSDELEQLADAADKFGDGTIRTTMSQNIMLAGVPDDKVEEALQVPVLKRLSPNAKPFMSRTVSCTGNEFCNLAVVETKVRAVRVAEYLDERIQLDDNEKVRIHFIGCPNACGQKHIADIGLQGALVKTPEGMVDAFDIAVGGTLGPGAKFNESLKGRVKGDEVGAVLAQLLNFYKENRTAGENFHGFVKRVGVSAFQEKLTEILAS, from the coding sequence ATGGCATATGAAGCCGTATGGATGAACGACCCGTCCAAATTAAATAAGTTCGAGTTCGTGAAGATGGAAAAAGACGGTTTGGATGTCATTCGCACCATCATCGACAAGTATTCGAAAGAAGGCTACGACTCCATCCCTGAGGACGATATGAACCGCTTCAAATGGGCCGGCGTCTACGAGCAAAAGCCTCGTGACGGCCATTTCATGATGCGCGTCCGCATCAACACGGGGATCATGACCTCCGCTCAAGCGCGCGCATTGGCTTCCATCGGCCGCGACTACGGCCGCGATCTGATCGACGTTACGACGCGTCAAGCGATTCAGTACCACTGGCTGAAGGTTGAGAACCTGCCGGACATCTTCAATCGTCTTGAAGCAGTCGGCCTGTACTCCTACGAAGCTTGCGGCGACTGCCCGCGTACGATCGTCGGCAACCCGCTTGCCGGCATTGACCGCGACGAGCTGATGGATACGCGCGAGCTCGTGGAGCAAGTGAACGACTTCTTCCTGATGAACCGGGATTTCTCGAACTTGCCGCGCAAATATAAAATGTCCATTTCTGCTAACATCTATAACAATGCCAATGCCGAGATCAACGACATCGCCTTCACGCCGGCAACGAAAGTGATCGACGGCGAAGAAGTCATCGGCTTCCACGTTCACGTGGGCGGCGGTCTGTCCGCGAAGCCTCACCTGGCGAAAGAGCTCGACATGTTCGTTCGTCCGGAAGACGTACTGAAGGTGTCCATCGGCGTTACGACGATCTTCCGTGACTTCGGTTACCGCGAGAAGCGTCACCAAGCCCGCTTGAAGTTCCTCGTTGCGGATTGGGGTCCGGAGAAGTTCCTGGAGAAGCTGACCGAAATCATCGGCGAAATGCCATCCGCAGGCGAAAGCAAAGTCGTCGGCTGGAACGCTGTGTACTACGATGGCGTATATCCGCAGCGTCAAGAAGGTCTGAATTTCATCGGTTTGAACGTACCGGTTGGCCGCACAAACTCGGACGAGCTGGAGCAGCTTGCCGATGCGGCGGACAAGTTCGGCGACGGCACGATCCGTACGACGATGTCGCAAAACATTATGCTTGCGGGCGTTCCGGACGACAAGGTCGAGGAAGCGCTGCAGGTGCCGGTTCTGAAGCGTCTGTCGCCTAACGCGAAGCCGTTCATGAGCCGTACCGTTTCCTGCACAGGTAATGAGTTCTGCAACCTCGCCGTCGTTGAAACGAAGGTACGCGCTGTCCGCGTAGCTGAATACCTCGACGAGCGCATCCAACTCGATGACAACGAAAAAGTCCGCATCCACTTCATCGGCTGCCCGAACGCTTGCGGTCAGAAGCATATCGCGGACATCGGTCTGCAAGGCGCGCTCGTGAAGACGCCTGAAGGCATGGTCGATGCATTCGATATCGCTGTCGGCGGTACGCTCGGTCCTGGCGCGAAGTTCAACGAATCGCTGAAAGGCCGCGTCAAAGGCGACGAAGTCGGCGCCGTGCTTGCGCAGCTGCTCAACTTCTATAAAGAAAACCGCACGGCCGGCGAGAACTTCCACGGCTTCGTGAAACGCGTAGGCGTATCAGCGTTCCAAGAGAAGCTGACTGAAATTTTGGCTAGCTAA
- the uvrA gene encoding excinuclease ABC subunit UvrA → MASDSIVIKGARAHNLKNIDVTIPRDKFVVLTGLSGSGKSSLAFDTIYAEGQRRYVESLSAYARQFLGQMEKPDVDSIDGLSPAISIDQKTTSRNPRSTVGTVTEIYDYLRLLFARVGKPHCPEHGIEITSQTIQQMVDRIMEYPERTKLQILAPIVSGRKGEHSKLLADVQKQGFVRVRVNGELRELSEKIELEKNKKHNIEVVVDRIVVKSDIHSRLADSLETATKLSGGQVLVDVMEKEELLFSSNLACPMCGFSIDELAPRMFSFNSPYGACPDCDGLGAKMIVDPDLLVPDGSKSIEEGAFEAWAGSTSNYYPQFLEAVCIHYGIPRDVPVSELTAEQMKKLMNGTGGERVRFRYENDFGHSKEALVPFEGIVNNLERRYRETGSEGIREHIEQYMSAKPCSGCKGHRLKKESLAVTVGTQNISHVTSLSIGEAERFFNGLELSEKDKLIAHLILKEINSRLGFLVNVGLEYLSLNRAAGTLSGGEAQRIRLATQIGSSLMGVLYILDEPSIGLHQRDNDKLIQTLEHMRNLGNTLIVVEHDEDTMLASDYIIDIGPGAGIHGGQVVSMGTPAEVMADEQSLTGAYLSGRKFIPVPLTRRATNGKWLEVRGAKENNLRGVNAKIPLGVFTAVTGVSGSGKSTLVNEILYKTLARDLNKAKVRPGEHKEIRGLEHIEKVIDIDQSPIGRTPRSNPATYTGVFDDIRDLYASTNEAKVRGYKKGRFSFNVKGGRCESCRGDGIIKIEMHFLPDVYVPCEICKGKRYNRETLDVKYKGKSIADLLEMTIEDACDFFRNVPRIYRKLQTLLDVGLGYMNLGQPATTLSGGEAQRVKLAAELYRRSTGKTMYILDEPTTGLHVDDIDRLLVVLHRLVDSGESVLVIEHNLDVIKTADYLLDLGPEGGNGGGTIVATGTPEEVVKVEGSYTGRYLKPILERDRERTIAQQRAVQEVQSVAAGVEE, encoded by the coding sequence GTGGCCAGTGATTCTATCGTCATTAAAGGGGCGAGAGCCCATAATTTGAAAAATATCGACGTCACGATTCCGCGCGACAAGTTCGTCGTGCTGACAGGACTCAGCGGCTCCGGCAAATCCTCGCTGGCGTTCGATACGATTTACGCCGAAGGCCAGCGCCGCTACGTCGAATCGTTATCCGCCTACGCGCGCCAGTTCCTTGGGCAAATGGAGAAGCCCGACGTCGATTCCATCGACGGCCTGTCGCCGGCGATTTCGATCGACCAGAAGACGACGAGCCGCAACCCGCGGTCGACGGTCGGTACGGTAACGGAAATTTACGACTATTTGCGGCTCTTGTTCGCACGTGTCGGCAAGCCGCATTGCCCGGAGCACGGCATCGAAATTACGTCCCAGACGATCCAGCAGATGGTGGACCGCATTATGGAATATCCGGAGCGGACGAAGCTGCAAATTTTGGCGCCGATCGTATCCGGCCGCAAAGGCGAACACAGCAAGCTGCTGGCGGACGTGCAGAAGCAGGGCTTCGTGCGCGTGCGCGTCAACGGCGAGCTGCGCGAGCTTAGCGAGAAGATCGAGCTGGAGAAGAACAAGAAGCACAACATTGAAGTCGTCGTCGACCGGATCGTCGTGAAGAGCGACATCCACAGCCGGTTGGCCGACTCGCTCGAGACGGCGACGAAGCTTTCGGGCGGCCAGGTGCTGGTCGACGTCATGGAGAAGGAGGAGCTGCTGTTCAGCTCCAATCTGGCTTGCCCGATGTGCGGCTTCAGCATTGACGAGCTAGCGCCGCGGATGTTCTCGTTTAACAGTCCGTACGGGGCTTGCCCGGATTGCGACGGCTTAGGCGCGAAAATGATCGTCGACCCCGACCTGCTCGTTCCGGACGGAAGCAAGTCGATCGAAGAAGGCGCGTTCGAGGCATGGGCCGGAAGCACGTCGAACTACTATCCGCAATTTCTTGAAGCGGTCTGTATCCATTACGGCATTCCCCGCGATGTGCCTGTCAGCGAGCTGACGGCAGAGCAGATGAAGAAGCTGATGAACGGCACAGGAGGCGAACGGGTACGGTTCCGGTACGAGAATGATTTCGGTCATTCCAAGGAAGCGCTCGTGCCGTTCGAAGGGATCGTTAATAACCTGGAGCGCCGTTACCGGGAAACCGGTTCGGAAGGCATCCGCGAGCATATCGAGCAGTATATGAGCGCGAAGCCATGCAGCGGCTGTAAGGGCCATCGACTGAAGAAGGAAAGCTTGGCCGTTACGGTCGGCACTCAAAATATAAGCCATGTGACCTCGTTGTCCATCGGCGAAGCGGAGCGCTTCTTCAACGGCCTGGAGCTGTCTGAGAAAGATAAGCTGATCGCGCATCTGATCCTGAAAGAAATCAACAGCCGCCTCGGCTTCCTCGTCAACGTCGGTCTCGAGTATCTGTCGCTTAACCGCGCGGCAGGCACGCTCTCCGGCGGCGAGGCGCAGCGGATCAGGCTTGCTACGCAGATCGGTTCGAGTCTCATGGGCGTTCTCTATATTCTCGACGAGCCGAGCATCGGGCTGCATCAGCGCGATAACGATAAGCTCATTCAGACGCTGGAGCATATGCGCAATCTAGGCAATACGCTCATCGTCGTTGAGCATGACGAAGATACGATGCTCGCTTCCGACTATATTATCGATATCGGACCCGGTGCCGGCATCCACGGCGGCCAAGTCGTATCGATGGGCACGCCGGCCGAGGTGATGGCGGACGAGCAATCGCTGACCGGCGCTTATCTCAGCGGCCGCAAATTCATTCCGGTTCCGCTGACCCGCCGCGCGACGAACGGCAAGTGGCTGGAAGTCAGAGGCGCGAAGGAGAATAACCTGCGCGGCGTGAACGCGAAGATTCCGCTCGGCGTCTTCACGGCCGTCACCGGCGTGTCCGGCTCCGGCAAGTCGACGCTCGTCAACGAAATTCTATACAAGACGCTGGCCCGCGATCTCAACAAAGCAAAGGTTCGCCCGGGCGAGCATAAGGAAATCCGCGGACTCGAGCATATCGAGAAGGTCATCGATATCGACCAGTCGCCGATCGGACGGACGCCTCGTTCCAACCCGGCTACGTACACCGGCGTCTTCGACGATATCCGCGATCTCTACGCGTCGACGAACGAAGCGAAGGTGCGCGGCTACAAGAAGGGCCGTTTCAGCTTCAACGTGAAGGGCGGACGCTGCGAGTCGTGCCGCGGCGACGGCATTATCAAGATCGAGATGCACTTCCTGCCGGACGTTTACGTGCCTTGCGAGATCTGCAAAGGCAAACGGTACAATCGGGAAACGCTCGACGTGAAATATAAAGGCAAGAGCATTGCCGATTTGCTGGAGATGACGATCGAGGATGCTTGCGACTTCTTCCGCAACGTGCCGCGTATTTACCGCAAGCTGCAAACGCTGCTCGATGTCGGACTCGGTTACATGAACCTCGGCCAGCCGGCAACGACGCTTTCCGGCGGCGAGGCGCAGCGCGTGAAGCTGGCGGCGGAGCTGTATCGCCGCAGCACGGGCAAGACGATGTACATTCTCGACGAGCCGACGACCGGTCTGCACGTCGACGATATCGACCGTTTGCTTGTCGTCCTGCATCGCCTCGTCGATTCCGGCGAATCCGTCCTCGTCATCGAGCACAACCTCGATGTCATCAAGACGGCTGACTATTTGCTCGACCTCGGCCCTGAAGGCGGCAACGGCGGCGGTACGATCGTCGCGACAGGCACGCCGGAAGAAGTCGTCAAAGTCGAAGGCTCGTACACAGGCCGCTACTTGAAGCCGATTCTGGAGCGCGACCGCGAACGGACGATTGCGCAGCAGCGCGCCGTACAGGAAGTACAGAGCGTAGCCGCAGGCGTGGAAGAATAG
- a CDS encoding sugar phosphate isomerase/epimerase family protein, with translation MKLGVFSVLFAQKSFEDALDYIASKGLEAIEIGTGGYPGNAHCDPDTLLGDEAKLNAFKEAVASRGLTISALSCHANPLHPQKAIASEHDAVIRKTITLASKLGVPVVNTFSGCPGDHEDAKYPNWPVAPWPNDFQDILKWQWEEKVIPYWSEIAKLATESNVKIGLELHGGFSVHSPATLLRLREACGDAIGANLDPSHMWWQGIDPVQAIHILGRAGAIHHFHAKDTTIDVNNVNRHGVTDMQSYALMLDRAWQFRTVGYGHDMKTWADIISALRLVGYDYVVSIEHEDGLMSVDEGFTKAVQNLQSILIKEPLGEMWWV, from the coding sequence ATGAAACTCGGCGTATTTTCCGTACTATTCGCACAGAAATCTTTTGAAGACGCGCTTGATTACATCGCATCCAAAGGTTTGGAAGCCATCGAAATCGGCACGGGCGGCTACCCGGGCAACGCACACTGCGACCCTGACACTCTGCTTGGCGACGAAGCGAAGCTGAACGCATTTAAGGAAGCTGTAGCATCCCGCGGTCTGACGATCAGCGCGCTTAGCTGCCACGCAAACCCGCTTCACCCGCAAAAAGCGATCGCTAGCGAGCACGACGCGGTCATCCGCAAAACGATTACGCTTGCTTCCAAGCTTGGCGTACCTGTCGTAAACACGTTCTCCGGCTGCCCTGGCGACCATGAGGACGCAAAGTATCCGAACTGGCCGGTAGCGCCTTGGCCGAACGATTTCCAAGACATCCTGAAATGGCAATGGGAAGAGAAAGTCATCCCGTACTGGAGCGAAATCGCGAAGCTGGCTACGGAAAGCAACGTAAAAATCGGTCTGGAGCTGCACGGCGGCTTCTCCGTTCACAGCCCTGCGACGCTTCTTCGCCTGCGCGAAGCTTGCGGCGACGCAATCGGCGCTAACCTTGACCCATCCCACATGTGGTGGCAAGGCATCGATCCGGTTCAAGCGATCCACATTCTTGGACGCGCCGGCGCGATCCACCACTTCCATGCGAAAGATACCACGATCGACGTCAACAACGTCAACCGTCACGGCGTAACGGACATGCAGTCGTACGCGCTTATGCTTGACCGCGCATGGCAGTTCCGTACCGTTGGCTACGGCCACGACATGAAGACTTGGGCAGACATCATCAGCGCGCTTCGCCTTGTCGGCTACGACTACGTCGTCAGCATCGAGCACGAAGACGGCCTGATGTCCGTTGACGAAGGCTTCACGAAAGCCGTGCAAAACCTGCAATCCATCCTCATCAAAGAGCCGCTTGGCGAGATGTGGTGGGTGTAA
- the uvrB gene encoding excinuclease ABC subunit UvrB — MFEKQGQEKRFELKSDYTPQGDQPMAIQQLTGGVEAGAVHQTLLGATGTGKTYTIANTIAKLNRPTLVIAHNKTLAAQLCSEFKEFFPDNAVSYFVSYYDYFQPEAYIPSTDTFIEKDSSINDEIDKLRHSATSSLFERRDVIIVASVSCIYGLGSPKEYGQLVLSLRVGMEKPRDAILHKLVDIQYQRNDINFIRGTFRVRGDIIEIFPVANNERAMRIELFGDEIERITEIDVLTGEIVGERDHVAIFPASHFVTQEETMKMAIKNIEAELEERLAELRENGKLLEAQRLEQRTRYDLEMMAEMGFCSGIENYSGPLTFRERGATPYTLMDYFPDDMLVVIDESHVTIPQIRAMYNGDRARKEVLVEHGFRLPSAMDNRPLRFEEFEAKVKQAIYVSATPGPYELEHCPTMVQQIIRPTGLLDPIIEVRKTKGQIDDLLGEIRDRLAKDERVLVTTLTKKMSEDLTDYFKDVGIKVRYLHSDIKTLERLAILRDLRMGTFHVLVGINLLREGLDLPEVSLVAILDADKEGFLRSERSLIQTIGRAARNSEGRVIMYADKVTDSMEKALEETSRRRTIQVAYNEQHGITPQTIRKKVHDIIEATKAAEQKSDYLTGVGVDKMSKKERQALLQRLEAEMKEAAKSLQFERAAELRDALLELKAELGM; from the coding sequence ATGTTTGAAAAGCAAGGACAGGAGAAGCGCTTCGAGCTGAAGTCGGATTATACGCCGCAGGGCGACCAGCCGATGGCGATTCAGCAGCTCACCGGCGGCGTGGAAGCGGGAGCGGTGCACCAGACGCTGCTCGGCGCGACGGGAACGGGGAAGACGTACACGATTGCGAACACGATCGCCAAGCTGAACCGGCCCACGCTGGTCATTGCGCACAATAAGACGTTGGCGGCGCAGCTGTGCAGCGAGTTCAAGGAGTTTTTCCCGGACAACGCGGTCTCTTATTTCGTCAGCTATTACGATTATTTTCAACCGGAAGCCTACATTCCGTCCACGGATACGTTTATCGAGAAGGATTCCAGCATTAACGATGAGATCGATAAGCTGCGCCACTCCGCCACGAGCTCGTTGTTCGAACGCCGCGATGTCATCATCGTCGCGAGCGTGTCGTGCATCTACGGCCTCGGTTCGCCGAAGGAGTACGGACAGCTCGTGCTCAGCCTGCGTGTAGGGATGGAGAAGCCGCGCGACGCGATTCTTCATAAGCTGGTCGACATTCAATACCAACGGAATGATATTAACTTTATTCGGGGTACGTTCCGCGTGCGCGGCGATATTATCGAGATTTTCCCGGTTGCCAACAACGAGCGGGCCATGCGGATAGAACTGTTCGGCGACGAGATCGAGCGCATCACCGAGATCGACGTGCTGACCGGCGAGATCGTCGGCGAACGCGATCATGTCGCCATCTTCCCGGCGTCTCACTTCGTTACGCAGGAAGAAACGATGAAGATGGCGATCAAGAACATCGAAGCGGAGCTCGAGGAGCGGCTTGCCGAGCTTCGCGAGAACGGGAAGCTGCTGGAAGCGCAGCGGCTGGAGCAGCGGACGCGCTACGATCTGGAAATGATGGCGGAGATGGGCTTCTGCAGCGGCATCGAGAACTATTCCGGTCCGCTGACGTTCCGCGAACGGGGAGCTACGCCGTACACGCTGATGGATTATTTCCCGGACGACATGCTCGTCGTGATCGACGAGTCGCACGTAACGATTCCGCAAATCCGGGCAATGTACAACGGAGACCGGGCGCGTAAAGAAGTGCTCGTCGAGCATGGCTTCCGTCTGCCTTCGGCGATGGATAACCGGCCTCTTCGTTTCGAAGAGTTCGAGGCGAAGGTCAAGCAGGCGATCTACGTCTCGGCAACGCCTGGACCTTACGAGCTGGAGCACTGCCCGACCATGGTGCAGCAAATTATCCGTCCTACCGGTTTGCTTGATCCGATCATTGAGGTGCGCAAGACGAAAGGACAGATTGACGATCTGCTCGGCGAAATCCGCGACCGGCTGGCGAAGGACGAACGCGTCCTCGTCACGACGCTGACGAAGAAGATGTCCGAGGATTTAACCGATTATTTCAAGGATGTCGGCATCAAGGTGCGCTATTTGCACTCGGACATCAAGACGCTCGAGCGTCTAGCGATATTGCGCGACCTGCGGATGGGCACGTTCCACGTGCTGGTTGGGATTAACTTGCTCCGGGAAGGCTTGGACTTACCGGAAGTATCGCTCGTGGCCATTCTCGATGCGGATAAGGAAGGTTTCCTGCGTTCGGAACGTTCGCTAATCCAGACGATCGGCCGTGCCGCCCGTAACTCGGAAGGCCGCGTTATCATGTACGCCGATAAAGTGACCGATTCCATGGAGAAGGCGCTCGAAGAGACGAGCCGCCGGCGTACGATTCAAGTCGCTTATAACGAGCAGCATGGCATCACGCCGCAGACGATCCGCAAGAAAGTGCATGACATTATCGAAGCGACGAAGGCGGCCGAGCAGAAGAGCGACTACTTGACCGGCGTCGGCGTCGATAAGATGTCGAAGAAAGAGCGCCAAGCGTTGCTGCAGCGTCTGGAAGCGGAAATGAAGGAAGCGGCGAAGAGCCTGCAATTCGAGCGTGCGGCCGAGCTTCGCGACGCGCTGCTTGAGCTGAAGGCCGAGCTGGGGATGTAA
- a CDS encoding U32 family peptidase, translating to MDKLKRQDVELLAPAGDWDCMRAAVANGADAVFFGVEKFNARARANNFHTDELPEIMAFLHSYGVKGFLTFNILVFEEELNEAKQLIEACIDAGVDAVIVQDLGLVKLIRELSPDFPIHGSTQMTITSPEAVEFTKPYDIERVVLGRENNLKQIKTIGEQAKLPMEVFVHGALCVSYSGQCLTSEMWGGRSANRGECAQACRLPYDLMVDGEQKPMGDVAYLLSPKDLAAVELVPELIEAGVTSFKIEGRLKSPEYVANVVSKYRRAIDKYFDGDRSAPSKEEMRELQQSFSRGFTHGFLEGTNNKKLVEGTFPKSRGVYLGRVERVLRDAVVCRIEAPLKRGDGIVFDAGDPTKKEEGGRIYDLRRQGTKVEGEVQEGTVIELVPGRNDVDLRRVHVGDRVWKTSDPALDRRLRASFETEKPYRVFPLHVKVTGGLGLPLRSWWTDVEKGNTVEVASELLLEQAQKRPMDQALLEEQFGRLGGTVYQLESLEVDLQGDLIVPMRELNRMRREAAEALAGERPKPPVYVKRAVEAYSDVANRSGEGRGAAAAKLTVLCRSLAQLEAAVRSEKVGMVYADFEFIKQLPAAMELARKAGKPIGLVTPRIHMPNENGYHANILKLQPDAVLVRNTGALYYYLRARASKPNEPFPQLVGDFSLNVANHKTADLFFDVGCSLITPSYDLNVQQMFDLLRNSDTSRMEVVIHQHLPMFHTEHCVYCTFLSEGTDFTNCGRPCEERRVSLQDRIGMSHPVRVDEGCRNTVYNAIEQSGAEYIKQFGDLGVASFRIEFLEETAEKVDEVIELYSDAIAGRIGGTQVWRSLKAINQLGVTRGQLVK from the coding sequence ATGGACAAGTTAAAACGGCAAGATGTCGAATTGCTGGCACCGGCCGGCGATTGGGATTGCATGCGAGCGGCGGTGGCCAACGGGGCCGATGCTGTTTTTTTTGGCGTGGAGAAGTTTAACGCACGGGCGCGGGCGAACAATTTTCATACGGACGAGCTGCCGGAAATTATGGCGTTTCTGCACAGCTACGGCGTGAAAGGCTTTCTGACCTTTAATATTCTCGTGTTCGAGGAAGAGCTGAACGAGGCGAAGCAGCTGATCGAAGCTTGCATCGACGCGGGCGTGGACGCGGTCATCGTGCAGGATCTCGGACTGGTGAAGCTCATTCGGGAGCTGTCGCCGGACTTCCCGATCCATGGTTCGACGCAGATGACGATCACGTCGCCGGAGGCGGTCGAGTTCACGAAGCCGTATGATATCGAGCGGGTCGTGCTCGGACGCGAAAATAATTTGAAGCAAATCAAGACGATCGGCGAGCAGGCGAAGCTGCCGATGGAGGTATTCGTCCACGGCGCGCTGTGCGTGTCCTATTCGGGCCAATGCCTCACCTCGGAAATGTGGGGCGGCCGTTCGGCGAACCGCGGCGAGTGCGCGCAGGCGTGCAGGTTACCTTACGATTTGATGGTGGACGGCGAGCAGAAGCCGATGGGCGATGTCGCGTATCTCTTGTCGCCGAAGGACCTTGCGGCGGTTGAGCTCGTGCCGGAGCTGATCGAAGCGGGCGTGACCTCGTTCAAAATCGAAGGCCGGTTGAAGAGCCCCGAATATGTGGCGAACGTCGTGAGCAAATACCGCCGCGCGATCGATAAATATTTCGACGGCGACCGTTCGGCACCGTCGAAGGAAGAAATGCGCGAGCTGCAGCAAAGCTTCTCGCGCGGGTTTACGCACGGCTTCCTGGAAGGCACCAACAACAAGAAGCTTGTTGAAGGCACGTTCCCGAAGAGCCGGGGCGTTTACCTCGGACGCGTGGAGCGGGTGCTGCGCGATGCGGTCGTGTGCCGCATCGAGGCGCCGCTGAAGCGCGGCGACGGCATTGTCTTCGACGCCGGCGACCCGACGAAGAAGGAAGAAGGCGGACGCATCTACGACTTGCGCCGTCAAGGGACGAAGGTCGAAGGCGAAGTGCAGGAAGGCACCGTCATCGAGCTCGTGCCTGGGCGCAATGACGTCGACCTGCGCCGCGTGCATGTCGGCGACCGCGTTTGGAAAACAAGCGACCCGGCGCTGGATAGGCGTCTGCGTGCTTCGTTCGAAACCGAGAAGCCGTATCGCGTGTTCCCGTTACACGTAAAGGTGACGGGCGGGCTTGGACTGCCGCTGCGCTCGTGGTGGACGGACGTGGAGAAGGGCAACACGGTTGAAGTCGCTTCCGAGCTGCTGCTGGAGCAGGCGCAAAAGCGCCCGATGGATCAGGCGCTGCTCGAGGAGCAGTTCGGCCGGCTGGGCGGCACGGTCTATCAGCTCGAGTCGCTGGAGGTCGACCTGCAGGGCGACCTCATCGTGCCGATGCGCGAACTGAACCGGATGCGCCGCGAAGCGGCCGAGGCATTGGCCGGCGAGCGTCCGAAGCCGCCGGTGTACGTGAAGCGCGCCGTCGAAGCGTACAGCGACGTCGCGAACCGCTCTGGCGAAGGCCGCGGCGCCGCTGCGGCGAAGCTGACGGTGCTCTGCCGCAGCCTGGCGCAGCTGGAGGCGGCTGTGCGTTCCGAGAAAGTCGGCATGGTCTATGCCGATTTCGAGTTCATCAAGCAGCTGCCGGCCGCTATGGAGCTGGCGCGTAAAGCCGGCAAGCCGATCGGGCTCGTAACGCCGCGGATCCATATGCCGAACGAGAACGGCTACCATGCGAACATTTTGAAGCTGCAGCCGGATGCGGTTCTGGTTCGGAACACGGGCGCGCTGTACTATTACTTGCGCGCCCGGGCATCCAAGCCGAACGAGCCGTTCCCGCAGCTGGTCGGCGATTTCTCGCTTAATGTCGCGAACCATAAGACGGCGGACCTGTTCTTCGATGTCGGCTGCAGCCTGATCACGCCGTCCTACGACTTGAACGTGCAGCAAATGTTCGATTTGCTGCGCAACAGCGACACCTCGCGGATGGAAGTCGTCATTCATCAGCACTTGCCGATGTTCCATACGGAGCACTGCGTATATTGCACCTTCCTCAGCGAAGGGACGGACTTCACGAACTGCGGCAGACCGTGCGAAGAGCGGCGCGTTTCGCTGCAGGACCGAATCGGCATGTCGCATCCGGTCCGGGTCGACGAAGGCTGCCGGAACACGGTGTACAATGCGATCGAGCAGTCCGGCGCGGAATATATTAAGCAATTCGGAGATTTAGGCGTTGCCTCCTTCCGAATCGAGTTTTTGGAAGAAACCGCCGAGAAGGTGGATGAAGTCATCGAGCTGTACAGCGACGCGATCGCCGGCCGAATCGGCGGCACGCAAGTATGGCGCAGCTTGAAGGCGATCAATCAGCTTGGCGTAACGAGAGGCCAACTGGTGAAATAA